A window of Gossypium hirsutum isolate 1008001.06 chromosome D13, Gossypium_hirsutum_v2.1, whole genome shotgun sequence genomic DNA:
CATATGAACCAGTGTACAACAGCCCTTCGGCGTGGTAATAAGCCATGCAAGAAACACAATCTTTATGTTGTTGGCTGCTTGTCTTAGGGAACAAAAGAAACGAGCTTCTCTTCGGGAGTGTTGAGATCTTTTTGTACCCGAAACTATCGGAAACGGTGTAGTTCCAAATCCTGATCTTGCAGTCTCTATGCGCGGTGAAAAGCTTGTTACCGTAAGCTAAAATGGCCCGGATTTCACCGGAACTTGTCTTGATACAACCCCGCTCGATGCATTCAGGCTGCCTCCATACTCGGATACGTTTGCTATCAGAGACAGTGAAAACCAACCCTTTCGAGATTGCAATCGAGTGGATATTTCCGTCTTGTCGATGAAGAGAAGCAACGCAATGGTAGAGGAGAGCAGGGGACGGCGTTTGAAGAGGAGAGAGTGTCCATGGTGTTTCAGGACTACCAGGTGGCAACATCAACTGCAAAGCAGAGGCACTTGATCGAGGGCTCGGTGGACTTCCGGGGCTGAACTGGGGATCTTGGTCATACATATCAAGGTGAGTTCGAATCGAAAGCCGAGGAGGAGATTGCAATGGATTGCTTTCGTTATCCATGTAGCAATGAGCAGTTTTTCTGCCATGGAATTCCATAGGAATAAAAAGAAACTGATATCGGAGGATTATGACTGAAAAGCTTGTAAGAGACAGGCAAAGATATATACAAAGGTATACATTGGCGGTGTAGTTATGAACTTAATTTAGTAAGTTGGGGTTATTGGTATGGTATGGTCTCAATGGCACCATTAATGAAGACAGTGTAccaatggtagaaaatgaaatgaagaaataaattaacataaatgagAAGTTATGTTTCAAGACTAGCATTGTTTCAAGAATCATTTATTTTCCTACCCAATTTTTCTTCCATTTCCAAAAAGATAGAATAGAATATGATTATTAAGAATATGAAGAAgtaaataaaatttcaacaaagtgttaacatgaattttaatttagttaacaTTGACATTGTTGTTAAtacagaaaaatattaaaaattttaattcattaaaattttgaacttaccccatcaaataaaatgtaaattttattaattttaacatttttagtgatatttataattaataaaaagttagtttattattaacaaatatgtaatttaatcaatttatttgtaaaaaataataatttattttaaataaaaaagtaatacCTTTATCTCAATTATTataggattaaatttaaaataaaattttaaattttaaattaaatttaaattgatagtatttaaaataaatttaaaattaaaccattttcatgattttgtagtgaaaaaatattgtataaaaataatgaaataaacaccttcaaaaaatttatgaaaaaaataaataagaaagaaaagataaTTTTATCTCAAAGACAAAATTTAACTTTCCAATCCCAAAGATAGTGCCTTTAATATGCCAAACACCAAAATCACTCTCCCATTAATTAAATTCTCATGTACCAAACCCCTCCAAGCAGTGAATGGGTTAGCTAAGAATTCCGTACCATCCAATCCATGGCCAGTAAATTCTAAATGTACGGGTAGTTCAGACCATTTTATCATTGTTAAAAATGTTAGGCATCCTACTTACTGCACTTAAACATAATGGTAAAAAACTAGCCTGGCCGACACAGGTAAAGGAAAACACCATCCAATTTACACAGTTCCTTTGGGGGAAACGGTTGTTGTAATAGTTTACTGCATTGACATTCCTTTGATGCcgtttttaaaattatcaaatctAATAATCTAAGAAAGCATTGTAATTACCGAGAGTAAAAAGCCTGTTGATTCATTAAAAGACTACAAAAATGTGACTTCGAGCCAGTTAAAGCGCCCATTTTTCTCCgattttagggtttaaaaattttatgagtaaaaGTAGgcattatataataaataaataaaaactcaaaataataaagGTAAGCTATCACTTCTCTTGGGAATACCACATTCATTAATCAACAATGGTACTAACAAGATCACAACTTAAAAACAATAGGGGCCATAAAACTACATATCCTTTACATCAAATTTCTAATACACTTTGGTCAGAGAGGTTGTGAAAGTGAGAAAATGAGAACTAGAAATCAGTACAACAATGGTTAATGCTAATATCCGGTAAAAAACGAAATTCAACAAACCGGGGATTCCTCATCGGTTGAGATTATGGGACCGAAACTGCTATTAAAGTCACCCAGCTTTGGATGAATCAGTTGACTGCTGTTGCAAGTTCCTCCTGAGAAAATCAGACAATTTGACACTTGCAGCTCGCCCTCGTTCTAAGCAGTAAAAATAATCATCCACTGGGACAACGGTTTGAATGAGAAAATATTAGAATCAAAAGTGGAAAGAGGCCAAAAAACAACATCACAGTTTTTACAGCACCCTAATCCCATGTAAGAAAGACTTCAAAGGCAAGCAATTCTATTTCATTGAAGCTGGTATTAGCAATTCCCAAGTTATTGCTCCAAAATGCAAATTACACACTGAATTTATTTGATAGCAGCCTTAAATCACCAAAAAAATTGCCTTTCTTTAAGATTATATGTGATTCCACAgccacaaaataaaattaacttgaaAAAGATAGACCAATAGACAGCAATGAATACCTGACATTATACCATGAGTGACAGATGTAATAATCCCATTTTCAATAGGTTCACCTTCCACTCTTAGTGATCCTTCAGGAAGGACTGAATGGACAGAGTTTGGGAAGACTAAATATGCAAAAGCCTTCATTTTCTGCTATTATAAAAGACGTAAAGGTCAGAAGATAGAAATTAAACAAAATCTACAAGAAGCCAACTACTCGATTCATTCTGTATAAAGCTGCACTCAAATGAAAGCCACTGGTGTCAAAGTATAGTTTATAGTGCAGACTGCAGACTACTTGAATACAATTTGATGTTAATCAACGaaattttatactatttgtttttcctttcttggGGCTTAGAAGTCTCACACATGAGCTAAGTTCTAGTTAGAGAATAAATGTGCAGGAAAAAGGAATTCTAAAATAACCTGCTCTTCTAGCTTGGTGGGATCCAATATAACATATCCACTCTTGGCCACACAACAACATATTGCGACTGCATAATTCAGCAAAACATTGGCAAGAAGTCAAGTACTCATTATTGATGAAACATGAATATGGCTGCATGTCTGCATTGCTTACCAGCAAGATGCTTCATAGGAATCCCTGCGTCTACAAGGGCCATACATGCCGCATTTATGGCACTCGGGAGAAGCTATTTGAGATAATATCAAGGATTACCACGATATCATCAAGAAGATGCATAACATATCTACATACTATCAAAACCGTTTGGGTTGGGGGTGAGCAAACAATCACTGAGTCGTAATTTTAAGCAAAAGATAAACAAAATCTCTAGCATGAACACTCTCAGGGGCAATGCCAATGTCTTTCAAAAATTATAGTTTCCCCAATGTAAATTCTGGTTACATGTCTAACAAAGATTGGAATATAAACACTGGAAGCCTAATCTTCAGAAAACTGAAACCTAGGGAACAAAGAAATGAAACAGTACAACAATAGTAAGGGAAATGCATAAAGGATACAGCACCATCATCGTTGACAACCTGAGACACAACATAAAAAACTTTGATCAATGAACAACTCGGCCACAAACAAGAGATACTTTTCACAGATAGTTAACAAATAACCTACCTGGACTATAATTGACGTTGTAGTATTAGGATTAACTGTCAAAATACAAACACTCTCTAGGGTCCTCTTCAATATCATCTCATATTCCTTTTCCGGTTTCCCTAAACACCAATGTAAGATATTTTGGAAATTCCCAGCATACCAAACTTCAAATGCAAGAACAATTAAAATGGATTTTAAGAAATCACCTATTTGTCCTGTTTTTGGCTTCCAAATAACTTCAATGCAAGCTTTCTCAGGGTTCTCATTCTTTTTAGTTCCAGCTTTCGGCCCATAAACAGCAGCAAGTACTTTCGTATCTCCTAAATTAATGTATATATCAGATTTATAATCGAAATACTAAGATTTCTcaccaaatttcattttttttctaaaatgaaGTACCTTGAGACCAACTGGCAGAGCCATGAGCACGATGGAGAATGTTGCGAGAACAGGCGAGAGGTCTCAATTGGTTCTGCGAGCGTCCGTCCTCCCTATCGACCTCCATTGCTGTCTCTCTCACGCTCAATAAAGCTTGTTTGTCCCGGAATTTACTTTAATTAAGTAGATATGCTAAGGAAATGCATTAGAATTGCGAACTTCACAAGGGTTTTATAGTTAGGGTTTTATAAATTTGCCCTCGTTATTATAGCGGCAAAATTAACGGTGGCAATGAACCGGGCCGTCGGGTTAATAAACCGGGTAAAACTTATAAGTATTCCTCCAATTAttagtaactttttttttatcactAAATTATAGAATGTTACAAAATAGTCGGCCAACTATTCAAGTTTATCTTTTTCGGTCACCTAATTTAcataatatgtaaatgttgagggttagattttttttagaattaagattaaaatgacacaatgtataaatattaaatgttaaagttgttattatgctAATTCTAAAAGCTGCCACTGTTAGCCAACTAATGACCAACATAAACAAAATTGAATACTTaggtgattattttgtaactttttatagtttgatgattaaaaaagaaatttactaataattgggtgatcattttgtaacttttcatagttgggtgactaaaaaGAAATTCACTAATAGTGGGGTTACTACTAGTGCAATTTACTCAACTTATTATTACCAAAAATCAACTTTATATTTGGTCAAATTCTTGTGTTGATCCATCTACTTTAAGTTGGcataatttaatctctttacttttATAATGATATTAAATAGCCTGaataattaattttgttaattatttcaattaaaatattaatgttaaattttctcttttgacaaaaaaaattcacGTCAGCATAATGAATTGGAAGTAGAAGTACTCATGAGCCAGGCTAagtttaagtatgatattaatacaCTTTATACTTGTCTAATCTTGTCCCAACGTGAAGTATAAACCTAAAATTTTGTCAAAACTTGCTCATATTTATAAATGGCTGGCCCGTGTTCATTTTAAGCCCgcccatattattatttttgaatttttatgaaaatattgttttatttttaatttaatatttaatatttttatttttttttcatttattaaacttttataaatagacattttaacatttttttaatatttacattatagtattatatattactatagatttagTTTTTATGCGTTATAaattatatcatgtatataaaaataacataatataatattttatacacATAGAAAAAGAGTCGAGTTCAAGCCTTGAGTGTTCGAGTCCAAActcaacccatattttaaatcgGCTTGATTTTTTTCCCTAGTTTGTTTTTTGGGCCTAATATTTTGCCCATATCCTCCCAAATTTCAGGCAAACCTTCAGGGTTGGACGGATAGCCCTGCCTATGAACACGTCTAGTTGGAAGGTAATGGCTTTAAGAAACATTTCGCATCAACATTTTGGTcaaaatagttaacaatattaacaatttggACTAACCATGACATTATAAAAATAGACGTAACAagttatgtcaaattaaaatatatggattaaatctaaattttaaactATTGAAATTAGTGCTCTTAGTGTAGTATTTTCTTCAatatatacttgtattttttgaacaaaattggtttaataaaatatttattgattACATTAAAATTCTTCATATATTGTCCTTAACGAATTttacacgcaaagcaaaatgaaagcaaaatTGACTCATTGGTTATCTAGCGTTTAACCAATAATAAGTagtattacgtggttggatcataatatggaaagacagcttgtatgagtagataatctaaacatgtTCTTAGTTTAACCGGAAACAagaaaaccgattgaaagactaatatgtcgtctatcaagtctaattggtaGATATTTTGTCTTCAACATCAGAGCACAtgactgtaatatcccgaaaattactactgtaataccccgaaaattactacagtaagaaagtaggtatccttgatagtaaaataaggaaataaagtgacaaaaagggaaattttgagttatgaaaacattgggaattatattatgacatattaattcaagaaatgattaaatcgcaaaagtgagaaaagttttgttgcccaagagtaaatactcgaAATTTGAGGGTTGAAGTGTAAATACGAAAAATTTGAAGAactaatagtgtaaatattttaagggtggaataatctagaagcTAAGGAAAATGGAtcaattaggaccaaattgaaaagatgaagaattttgagggactaaatcacaattttaccaaattaagtgataactcaatgatagaatttttaaaaattatgaagggcaaaatggtcaattagaagagagagaaatctagaaggcaatgatgatgttagtgatattttagattaattaattaaataaatattagtttattaatattttaatttgatttttaaatgatatttattattttattattattatatttagtatatatatggaaggaaagatgaagaatcttcatcttcttccatgcaaccaacgtgagaagagaggaaaagaaagaaagttttactttctttacaatttggtccttccacaacaaatttaccattttcacttagaaatcaaaagaatttccatagcttccaagagagaaaaataacaaggagacaatggggagctagaatatcaagttagattcaagaaatagaagctggaagagagagaaaatgaagttaaagattgaaatcaatatagcaaggtaagaacatcaagatttcaatatatttttaagtttaatattattgaaaaagcatggaaataatgttatagtagagttttattatataatgtcttatgttcttgatatattagtgaagaaaaataagtgaaagtgatgagaaatattataaagaaagggaataagggagttatacacctagtaatcaacattttacactaaaacagttttggacagcatcagtagtctaactttgaaaatcaccataaatcgtgaaaattgaattagaggatgaaaaaactatggaattaaagcttatttagtgTAGTTTCTCaaagaagaaacggtgtaagtaatggaattgtaaatcatgagttataataaattttgtgagataaggtcagaatgattttgggttcccctgttctgactttgaaaaatcatcaaaaattggagaaaatttattaggggcttaaatttatatgtttaaaatattaaatgagtctattttcaatagaaatagacagAAACATTATCCTAATCTTGtaagaggagataattaatttttagtgaagaagggtcaaaattgtcaaatagcagaatagggatgaatttaaagaataaaatgtacttattggttaaaccaaaaattattaaaattttatggtaaaaatatatgtgagtctagtttcagagaaaatttttgtatcttaattcggagttctgtagctcaatatataaataattttgtgacaatgactcaagtggacagctttgaatgaacaaataaataaatagtgaaattatagacgatgttacatataagcatgttatatacattaaggatgtggaatggagaggaggaggaggaaaatatatgattattcaactagcatgagttttcattaaaaatggctaatttgcatgttttaggttcagggactaaatgaataaaagtaatattttaagggtaaatttgtaaaaatgtcaaaaagtgaccaaattgcatgaaatgaattgttttattatttaaattaataaattgaatgaaatattaatttatatcaagattgagtggaaattcgaggaaaatagaaaattaccaaaatgtccctgaattttggtatttctgcaatttagcctggtaagttcgtgtaacttgaattatattcttagatgattgaaatatatatattggattgagaaattgatttgaattgtaaacatgagaaattgtgaattgaatgaaatagaaatgaagctttgaattacatgtgtaaatatcgggtctcgtaggccctatttgttatgaatataatattttgaggatatgttgtaaagaattataaaagaacgttaataatttaaaatttttaattcggatgaaattttataactcggtttaatacgtatgcaaatgtatgtcttctagtaatgcctcgtaccctattccggcgtcgaatacgggtaaggggtgttacaatgtgacatcgtcagattcggtcataacgtttagacctggtttggggtgttacaatgactcccagaagataataacataaatgtGACTAACTGGGCTAACAGTATATCGGACATGACTAAAGTATAATAGATCATAGatctgtttatagatttattcacttgtgacgttcatagtgtgacataccttaatcttgagtagatgatggactatgtatgtgtgactcatatactttgatataagtttgagttcaaatagaCAATGAATTGAAAGTTGGTGCATTGTGTAtacgacttctacagtatgtagcatcaCTCAGCAACAATGAAATTCATAGTCCAACTAAAGGGTAAATGAAATCCCCCAATCagtattacatgatagatgaaaagtaaacatgaccaAGAgttatttgtctttgtgataaatgactcgATTACTATCTTATAGTAATAAACATTTAATGAATGAATATGTAATAATTATCacgagataaaatagaatcatattagTATAATGGAATTAtacaaagagattaaagatattcTATGAAAGTATCACACTTATGATAAAGTCACTGGATGAGCACTTATTAAGTAGATTTCGTATGGTATATAATTAATGAAAGCTTAGTCACAAAACATTAGtgaaatgactttgtgactaaataattttataactaatatgcgaaaagttagaacttaattataaagtatttaaggcctaattatatatgtccaatcaatTTCTTCACTGcttcgttgaaaccaaaaatgaattgcatataAAACCAAATGAATAGAAGcgatgaagtaagagaaatagaTCCCTTTCACAAATGAATGCATTTTCTCTCTAAGTacaaaaatgacttgaaaattaatttaaggttttttgaattatttaattaattataattaaataattgaaatttgaaagtgaaattaaattaaaataactagttattatgaatttttaataagaaaattaaatatatttcctcatagattcttttatagCAAAGTTGTtatgattttaacagaattagaattggattgaaaaaattatttgattgagaaattaattttagttaatttaattaattaaattaattgaataaattatatttattttgggaaatataaATCAAGTATTggattatattaaattataaaatgttaggTCAAAAGTTCATGAAGCACATATGATTAGACCTAATACATGAGTGGCCTAATTTGCCATTATACATGATACGAGGGGAGACAACCCTAAGGGAAAATAAGAAGTTGTGTCGCCCCCCTCTCTCTCGGTCAGGCTAGGaatgtattttctattaaataaatattatttatcaaatgtTATTCAACAAGGATTCTTATACTTTTCTCTACAAATAGAGAGCACTGGTTGACCTAAAAATACACTTCATAGATTATCAAGTTATTGTTATTCTGTCAAAAAGTTACGAAAATTAATTTACTttgaataaattctattttatggGAATTATGATCTTTACCAATTTTTATAAAGTGGGATTACTTTCTTAGTGAAAGTAATTAATTCGTTTCTTTTTCGTGATTTGGTCCGTGTTGCTCGAGTCCACACTCGACATAATTCCCATAAAATCGATTTGGTatgagaataataataaaaagttcgGTTGAAAACCAAGATCAATTTGAATCTGTCTCGCACAAAGCAAAGTAGTATTCGGTTAgagtttattattataaatatcacaaaacgacttagttttgtaaatttttaaatcttTCACCGTAACTATAAAACCggttttttaactaatttttccAACATAAACATAGTAGAAAGACCAAAACTATAATTTAAAcctttatttttaataacatAATGCTAAAAATCTTAACTTTTTATGTACCCAAAAAATTCCTAATTTTTTGAACTTCTTTGTTTGTCCTAATGACCAAGGGCTTCACCCATAAATTTCACTCGAATTCGAGCCTTCAAGGAGCAAATAATAAACTTTTATCTAGACGACTCTCTTTAAATAATATGTGTGGTGTGAGTATGTCCTAAAAATATATGTGTGAATGCTAATCCTCTATATAGTAACAAAAGAAAAATCTTAGCTCTTTTACATTTTGTTACcatgcaaaaagaaaaataatatttaattcgaCTTCTATCCAATCGTTAAATTGTTAGTTTGATATGTCaagttttttttgtcaatttagttcatttactttTGCTTCGTCCACCACATTATTCAATCTATTTTTTCCGTTAAAAAAAAAGTGACATGACAATAAAAAGTTGATATATTATTTATAGCTACAAAATTTATCACACGTCTATGCAtgtaaaaatcacaaatttagaaaaaaaatgtgtttaagaataacatacaataaatactgaattatatattaaagaattaTTTTTGGTATAGTGataaaaaatttgtttataaattcattaaacatgagttcaaattctaaatatgttatttttaattcttttatttaaaaattatataaaagtatgaaacaataaaaaaaccatcaaaataaaggggaaattaccaataaaagccgttttttttcaaaatttaccgaaatgggccgattttttgattatttaccggaatggtccattttccgaGAAATCGCgcccacgtcagcgcgatgtcagggtacgtgttaggacatcgcgtccacgtcagtgcgacctgctgacgtggaaggaaatcgcgtccTCAATGTCCtccgcgcgtgaacagtaccccaacggtcaaaaatttgaccgttgcccccccaaacggtaaaaaaaaactataaataccccccaccctttttttttcacaaacaaatcctatCTAATATTTCCTCTctaatcctctcaatttccttccaaaattctctcaaacccatatttaatttcaatttcctctcaatttcctttcaaaattctctcaaatccatatttaatttcaatttcccctcaatttcattttttaaaataattttaaaattttttttatattttttaaaaataattttaaatttttttatattttcatcaatggccggatcattgattcgtcttgataggaatcacatatcggtggagcaaatgaaaatggtaagtattaaatttaatttttaaatattatttaagattttttatttatgtatttttagataattattaatttattatttgttataaaagtctgaagatcggttattggaatgcaatatccggaatatgcatgctcctccatcaccgttagtagagaactacctgcgggaagcgggtttttggcacgtggcgacggtaggccggggatgcaagttggacccgaaactaatcagtgcgttgatcaagaggtggagacccgagacgcacaaaTTCCGTCTTCCCCGATCCGAATGaaaattcaaccgaaattgaaagaatccgatatgctcgatcatacattcttcaaataattggaggttatctgatgcccgacacgtcacggagccgtgtacatctaaggtggttgctgaaactcgttgattttagaggagccggtgaatttagttgggggtctaccGTCTTgacaacattatatcgggagatgagcggggcgacgcgaccgaggagagcaaacatcgcaggttgcctgtcactactgcaatcatgggcatggtttcgctttccatttctacgtcatcgagtgaaccacccatatacattcccactcgtaacgaggtaaattttatattacattttggaattattatgtagatttttaaaaaaataaaagtacgctaaaaatttatttaattaggtggaaccatccgacaagttatcgtggattaccgtctgaacttgaagatatacggcttctattggagcaACGGTAGGAAGCAAAAGTAAGTATTATAGCAAATAGATATTTTCATACATTTGCTagtcgattgatatttagtatttagtatttagtattatgtatataactaatatttctatcatgtacGGATAGTTttaatggacaccatacgaggatccagcAATTCGAGCAGTAATCCtggaagagtttttacaaaatccgaacgcttggcacgcgaaagtggtgttgatcaactatgcaaccgtgGAGCCCCACTAGACAGACAGAGTGTTACggcagtttggatgtagacaaccgattcctgcggaccctgaggtgtttgacgatcaccgcaaaatcgaccttcggctattaggtacgGATTGACCTAGATACTGGTCCGAGTACACGAAAATATGGGAAAATCGgcatgaatatctacctactcgggaacaaATCATCGTTTcggagttagcgtgcgttccaaaatacatgccatggtttaggatccacggcaagccgtatttacttacttcaaaggagaggcagcggcaaatacgtgtcggaagggaaaggcgcgggcctctaaatcGAAGACGACAAGACTACGAAGGCAGCCCCTTAACGAGGCCCAGACAGTCACTTGACTCATCATTAGCGGCCATGCAATCACCGTCCCCAACAAGAGCACCGACGCAGTCACCTGACGCAAcaattcaacagatgatacccacgcaaccgcctttccctatgatgccaggtgtgtttcctagcccttatatgtaccctaacccttacatgtatccttttccgaatcctatggcaggttggaaccaaatgcccggttcagctccatttcTTGTTATGCCGAGCGGACCGCCGATATCTAGGCCAGCGGCGCAGGAGGGATC
This region includes:
- the LOC107937951 gene encoding exosome complex exonuclease RRP46 homolog, translating into MEVDREDGRSQNQLRPLACSRNILHRAHGSASWSQGDTKVLAAVYGPKAGTKKNENPEKACIEVIWKPKTGQIGKPEKEYEMILKRTLESVCILTVNPNTTTSIIVQVVNDDGALLPSAINAACMALVDAGIPMKHLAVAICCCVAKSGYVILDPTKLEEQKMKAFAYLVFPNSVHSVLPEGSLRVEGEPIENGIITSVTHGIMSVDDYFYCLERGRAASVKLSDFLRRNLQQQSTDSSKAG